The DNA sequence GGGTTGGAGGGCTCCCGCTTCGGCGCGCCAGGGGGATCTGCGCTGACGTCGGATGGCGGCGGCGATGGCGGTGGAGCGGCGTAGGCggagggctgctgggaaaagGCCGAAGGCGTGCCTCCTCTTGGTGCTGAGCTGAGCTCTGTGCAAGCTACACTAGGGGtagtagagaaagagagagaaccgTTAAGCATCTCCCTGAAAACACACTTTGATTCACGGTCCTGCTCACTGAGGGCCTCAATGCTTCCtcaggggggagtggggggacaCCCTTTCGTACCTAATTCTGTAAGCACTGATATGGGATCTTTTCAGCCAGGACTTATTCACCTACTGGACCAAAACAACCTTCATCTCTCATTTCTAGGTCGTATGTTGAGACTATACATAGATTTCAGAACAAGCAAATCCAACCTTCTCTTCAGTTTAATGGGCAGGCTGAAcccctgggtcaaatacatatttgttttggattcaaatacttttctacgctttactgatcttgtctggtttattggaaccaatgaaatactctcagaaagtgcaaaccccgccttctggtcatattagCAGGCTCAAtaacaccaggcaagatcacagaaaagtatttgaatccaaaacaaatatgtatttgaccctgCTCTAGTAGGGTGGCAGAGTGCTATATTTCAGGACATTTCCTACTTTCAAGGCTGCGAAAGTGATCTTACGGTTCCTTTAGTTGCTTCCTAGGCCTGATGCATTTGATTCATGATTAGCCCCTTaaagtattttttcaaaattcagaattcaaaagtcagtgttctagaactccagcagtgattgttacatcagcattagaaagTTCAGGCAGGAACATTCTAataacacatttgtgatcttagaccttaaagggttaaggagTTGAACTGCCTGTACACCTCGCTCCCCTCCTTGGAGGTATTTTTAACACTAGCACACTTCACGCAGAGATGAGTGAAAAGATTACTCCATGTGGCTGTACCTGTGGTTTCTTTAATCTTCGGCTTCCGGTGACAGCCTTCCCTCACAGTGCCAAACGTGGGGTCGGAGCCGATGGCGTTGGAGTGCGCGTTTGGCAGCATTTTCcggaggagggcggggtcagCGTTGGGGTGCAGGTCCCTAGTCGGGGGCCCGTGGCTGGGGGTGCCGGGGGCCTTGTCCTCGGGGAGCAGCGGGCGCTTGCCGGGCGTGTCCGGGGCACAGAGGGGCGAGTCCACGGGCGTGGCGCAGCTGCTGCTCCCCGTGCTGCAGCCGGCGTCCAGGGAGGAGCACTGGGAGCTCTGCAGGGAGTGGTGGCCCTCCGCCTGCATGCAGGAGACGCGCTTCACCAGGTGGTACTCGCACAGCCGCGCCGCGGACTGCGGCCTGGCCTGCTGCTGCTCGTCGCCCAGCAGCCCGCCCTGCCCGGGGACGGCCGACGGATCTTGGGTCGGGGGGGCGTTGGGACCCGGCCCCTGGTCCTCGCCCGGGCCACCGCGGCCGCGGGTGCCGGACTCCGACGCGGCGTCCCGGGCCTCCGTTCTGCCGCCGCGGCAGTCCTGAGCGCCCTCGGGCAGCGGCTGCCACCGCTGGCTCTTCTCCCGAAACGAGGTGCGCTCCAGGTCGAAGTGGTTCAGCCGGTGGGTTTCCCTGGCGCTGAAGGTGTTGTACTTGCCCGCCGCGCGCTGCTCCTCGGCGTTGGGGTACGGGGTCCTGCCGGCCTGCCTCCTGCCGGCGGCGATGGTGCCGCTCGCGTCGGCCTCGCCCGCCCTCCCCCGCCGCCTGCCGTCGCCCCCTGCCGCCGCCAGCGTGCCCATCTGCATCTTGCTGAAGTAGTCGGTCACGGACTTGGTTTCCATGGTTTCGGGCTCCATCTCGATGTCGTCCGAGTGGAGGATCTGTTTGGAAGGCACGGATGCGGGCGGGGTCCCGGCGTCTTGGCGGCCCGGGGCGCTGTGGGCCGTCTTGGGGACCAGGTCTCCCTCGCACAGGGAAACGGGAAACTCGGTTTTCTCCTCCAGAAGCGGCTGGTAGCCCTCGGAGGTGGTGACCAGCAGACGCATGGAGCCTTCGCAGAGCTTCTGAGCCGCAGCCAGCTCCGAGCTCTCCGTCATTTCCGAGGAGTTAGTCTCGTTCCCGGAGTCAGAAGAGGACTCTGGGCTGAAGGCCCGAGACAGTGCTACACCTATatgacaacaaaaacagaattaagATTACCAACCAAAAGCACATCATatacacatttgtttaaaaaattatgattttattcattaaatctATCGAGGGGTTCTGAATTAAGTGATctaaatttcataataaaaagtCCAAAAAACGTGTTCCAAAGGCTGTGTAAACCTCCAAGGACactttaaaaaagtataaaacaaatacataataatagTATATCAAATAGATTTTTGAATTGGTGCAATCATTTGAAATCGTTTCAATAGCTGAAGCACTAAAAAATTGCAAAAAGGGTGTTTTTAATGGGAAACTAAGCCAGGTGGCATATTGTCAACCAAAAATGTTAAGATAGTGTGAGAACCTGAATTTGTATTAGACTGTGGGTGAGCGTGTTCCTCCGACGCTGCCAGGGCCTCCAGGGCCTGTAACGTGGAGACCACGGCGTCGTCCAGGGCCTTCTCCTGGCCTTCGCCTTGAGTGGGCACGGCGTCGATCAGAGACACGGGGATGTCCTCGCGTGGGCAGGGGCCCGTCTCCTCGGGCCCCCGGGGGCCGTGGTGCTCCTCCTCGTCGGAGCTGTCCCTGAAGCCGGGCGGCGGGGCGGCGATGGCCAGGTTGAGGGAGTCCAGGAGGACGTCGCTGTCCTCCTCGTCTCCCTCCGGCGGCGGGAGGGAGGTCAGGTCGATGATGTCGTCGCTGGAGCCCGAGAGCTTGAGGAAGGTGGATTTGGTCTTCTCcgcctcctcgtcctcctctcccgcgcccgcccctccccccaccgccaccaGGTCCTCCTCACAGCTCCCTTCGTCCTCGTCCTCCGCGTCGTCCGTGGTCTCGGCGTAGCAGATGTCCCGCAGCAGAGGCTCCTCGATGCCCTCTGCCGTCCCAAAGATTTTGGCCTCCCCGATATTGCTGTAGATTGCATGGGGTGCGTACTGAAAGCCTTCCCCGTCCATAGATGGATCCATGGCCTTAAATTCCTCATTGTTCTGGAGGAAAATGGTTCTGTGCTCATCCAAGATCTCAGGACACTCATCCAACAGCCTGTGGTACCCAAGGTTCTGTGGGTTTACGCTATCTAAAGGGGGGTCTCCGAATATGAAGGACACCTTGGCGCTCCTGGGAGAGTCCTGGGGTTTGTGTCTGGGCAAAGACAAAAATGGCTGGGGGTGCATACTATGGCCTGCCCTGTTCGCCCATTCACCCAtgtgcaaagcatgctgggactgCTGGAcctctgtaaaataaatgttttcatttcctgtgcaatCAGGGGACTCGTGCTCTTTGTGATACGGTTCTCTCATGCCCATTTGAACATTGGGGTTCTCACAACCACTAAATGAGGTGCTGTACGTCCACTCAATAGCTTGGTAGTTGTATTTGCTCTTGGGATCTTGGCCTGCAGTataaaagcaacaaaataaCTAGTACCAATATATGGTGTTCACATCAGGACATTATCACAGgtgtagcaataaaaaaaaacatgtttgtaccAGTTAATCATACTGCACTACAACATACAAGTCCTAAAGATCACTGACGGTTATAGTCcagcaatataaaaaatgaattctaCAGCATCACGACAGGGTGTGGATTGACTGTGCTTCAGAAATAACACCCACCCGTCTCCAGACTCCCTGCGCTGGTGCTGTTGGCCATGTTGAAGATGGAGCGACGGGAGTCCACCAGCAGTCTATAGTAGCCAGCGGTCAAACATGCCAGATTCATGGCGTCGCAGGACTCCATTATCAGGGTGATGGGCTGTAAAACAGCATTGAGAAGATGAGCATGCCACAGACATAGGGCATTCTGATTGGTGCTTGGTTATAAAAATGCACGTTAAAGAAGTGTGGTAACCAGGCTTGGTTCCCCCAGGCACTATGACAAGTTGAAGCTGTAAGGGCTTCCGGAAccttacagaaatgaaatatacaaatataatgaaaatatattgtaataagATGACCAAAATATTGTAGCacttcacatacatacatatgggAAAAATATATTGCTGTCAAGCCATGGAAAAAGGTGGACCCAAGTCCAGAGAAACACATGAGACAGAGGATAAACAGAAGACTTTTAATCAGGagaaccaaaaataacaaacaggagGGAACACAAAGTATTAAATACTAACACTGAAGGAAAAGTAATAATACAGGAAACCACTAGAGAAGAGCTAGCAAACACAAGAGATAATTTAACCAGGAAATACAAAGGACAGGTGCTAGAATTCAGGCTGAGGATACATGGGAAGGCAACAAAAATCGAGCAAAGaatgaacaaacacagcaaacTTAAATACAGAGAACAATCAGGTGAGACTAATGACACACAGGAGAGGAAACCTAATCAACCAATAAATAGGAAGACTAACAAGGGAACAAGCAAAACAACCAGACACAAGGGAAACAGGTATGGACCACACAACAATGTAGTGGGGCTAAGTAGGGGAAAAGAAGAGCAGGGCTAGGATGGGGGACCAACAGGGATCCTGAAACTGTGATTATTGCTGCTAACAAAAAATACCTTGCTACATTTACACTTAtcattgtattttcaaaaagttTACATGCAGTACTTACAATGTGTTGCAGTACACCCTCTTTAAACCCAACGGAAAACAACTTTGGTATTTAATTTTgtacataatacaagtgtcttgggtgacaaaaattgaaaatattttcaaaaacatgatttatttttattatttttattgaatgtccctttcAGTGTAGCTTTCAGCAGAGTAGTCGTGAGATAAACACCAGAGACTCATGTTCCCTATGGGGGACACAAATGTATGGCTAGGCCTTAGGAAGATATTGAATTTCCACAAGCGCATTACTGACACAGTCTTCATTAAAAGCAAGGGCTATAAAAACACAAGCCTCACAGAAAAACAGGCAATGTGATAACTAGCAGGAAGAAAGCAGCAGCATTATTATGGGAAATACGGCTGAACTATTTTAAATCCAGCTGGTGGAACATGCCGTGTCTGATTGAGTTATTTATATACTGCAAGCTTGCTAAGGAACGGCACAATCCATCAGACTTATCTGATCTCAGATAAAGGCTGCCATCTTGTTTGCTGAATCCTTAAGTCACTTAAAATTCCAGTCACAGAAAATGACTAACACAAACCTACAATTGTTATGCaaatagcaaaataattattgatttCCTTAAACACATAGGTAAAGTAATACTACTTTTCCTATGTTagctatatactgtatttagGGGTTCAAGATTTGAAGTTTCTGGAACCCCTTGTTTTTGTCaggatttttgttttctcccctTTCACCTCAAATAACTGTGAGCTGGTGTGGATGAGAATCACCAAACTCGGTATGTTTGTTTGGATGGCTGAACTCTTGGATACTTAAAATCATGGTGCAGATTGAACATCTGGTGGTGCTGTAGAGCATGTGACAATAGTTTGACATTCGTAAGCCCAGGCCTCTTGCTACACTTACTCTAGAGTCACCAAATTTGGTGCACTGTCCCTCTCCTTATTAGGCACAAATTTGCCTCAAGTTCTGTGTATTGATAGTCGAATCAAGACTCGAGCCATAAAGGCTTAGCCCAATCCAACCACATGGAGGtgctacagaaataaaaatatgaataaatatttgtaaagaCAGGTCCCTAAGTCTCCCTGAGATCTTGAGATTTCCTTACAATTCGGGAACAGCAcgtactgctgctgctattgcATGGCTACCTTCACcttacaccacccccccccccccccccccgccccacacacacacactgtgttgaTGTGATCAGTTACAGAACACTGCCTACATCCTGAAAGTTTGGCAGGTATATCACTGAACTGCACTGCTTTCACCAGGCTCACAGTAAAAATGCTGGAGTGCTCAATCTAAAGCTATTTGCAATTATTGCTAATTATATAATTGTTGTCCAGGGCTGAAGTTTGGGTCTCGTCCTGGCATCTTCCCCCAAAAATCCCCCCAAGACTCACCTTTACATCTAGGACATGTAGCTCCACCCGGACGTTCTTCTCGTCCTCGGTGTACATCTCGATGCGGTTGACGTGGCTGAAGTCGGCCAGCAGGGCCACCAGGTTGGTCTTGGTGTTGATGACGTGGCTGATGCCGTACCTGGGGCCCAGGAGCAGGGTCACCTCCGTGCGTTTCTCCCCTTGCTGCAGGTTAGCGGGACATTAGCAACACTTCTACATGTTCTCCCTCACATAGCTCATTTTCCATCTACAGAGACCTCACATATTGGTATAAGAAGCCTAACTTTATGTTCTTCCTTAAACAGCTATTGTTTTCATCTATCCATATGTCCACATTCTTCCTTTGTCTTTATTGTGATGATGGAAAGATCTGATAATATTTCAGAtaatatttcagcatttaacTACACCAAAGATGTAACACTGACTCACATGTGAAATAACAAACCTGTTACctgaaatgtacaatatattggAATTTTATTTGAGAAATAAGTTGAGTAATGCATATAGATATATTTCAGCATTtacaaattattgccactttagTTTCAGTGGGATGTACTGTACCTGAAAAAAGCCACTACAATGCATGATTATGCACAAGGGACAATATACTGGTATAcattggaaaatatatttgtaattacaCCATATACTGTATTCAATTGTTTTAGTCaatgtattacagtatatttaaaatagGCCACAAGAGACCAGGGTGACACAGGAAAAGCATTAGCCGCACATCAGaggtttatttttatacagctgCACAGCCCAGAGTAGTTTATTCTGCTTATTCACCATGGCTACGGTGTAATCCAACActcaaattcaattcaacaaATGAGTTTTGCTGAATTACTGCTGTCaacttgttttttcttttgcagttgTTTTCTGTTACGGttcaaaggaaacaaaatgttgAATGGGCTTGTGTATAATTTTAGAACAGTGATAAGGTTACTTTTGCTTGAACTACTTGACAGCTGTGAAGTGTAATatttctgcatgcagggttatAGGAAAATAATCAGAACcttcctgaccaatcagaatcaagcaTTTAATGAATCCCTGTATAGTGAAAGTAATCTGTCACAAAAAAACTAACTGGCTGCTTAGGCAGTAACATAACTagaaaaattttttaaaaagcctaaaTGACTGTAccaaggaaaggaaaaaaaatcagtagaGTAACCACTTgtattaatttgaaattaaatgtcacatttaaattattcttaagGCTAATATTCAGACAGTACATGAGGTGCAAGAATGAAGTCACACATATATAAAGATttagagcagcacagacagttcTATATTgtgcataaattaattatattatgctAGAGCAACGGTAATATATATTTACCAGCAAAGTTGATTTGAACACTCTTCCCCCATATAATCTCAAATCACTGAGATACTTCAAGTAGTGAACCTTTGCTTGTAGAGCAGTTAACTGGAAGAGAAATTGGACAGAAGATgggctttaaataaaataacatattatGAAAAAGAATTGTGTACATTGTGGTACATGAATAAACCAATTAAACTAATGGATTCTTAATTTTGCCATAAACTAATATATTCTAAAATGTAAATAGTAAATGTGTACGTGCACATATGCTTACACCTACAgtagccactagggggcagacTTGTCAAATATACCCATGCTGAatatgatttgaaaatgttgccaTCTAGAGACAGACTATTAAAATACTAATTAGTATCACAGTGGCggaacatgaaaaataaaattagacaGAACTAGGAATGGAAAAAAGCCATGTATTCCAGTGGTCAAATCTTTTAGATTTCAGTTGAACAAAATGATGCAAATTAGTTGCGtcgagaggtagagagagacaataatataatatgtaaatgtataccTTTTTTCCTGGTGGCACTAGATTCTGGTTTGTTTTGAGAATGTGGTTCAAGGCTTTCTTGATGTTCTTCTCCTTCATACTGGACAGCACAGCTGGGGGGAGGAAAACTGCCAAGCCCCATTCTTTCCTGCAGAGACAACCACCAAAACAGCTGCATTGCCTACTGGCTGACCATTTTTAAGCTGCAATGCACATTGGGTGGCTATTTAAAGCAAGTACACCTCGTACTGTAGAGCATTGATCCCTCTACAGTATTTGTCATCACCAGAATCATAAATCTCACCCATAGGGGAAAAacattgatgtattttttttttgtaggacaGTAAACTCAGTGGTTATATTGAATGAAGCCTGTTATCTTTATGCTGACCCAAAAATATACCCCAAGGGATAGAACTCATCCATTTTAAAAGCACCAGTCAAATTCATACACTGCTAATTAATAGCCATCACTGAGGACAATGTAGTGAAATACATCTTTATATACCAATGACCTCACATAAACATGGGACACTTCATTAACTGCAGTATGAAATGGAAAGGACCAGTTAAGTACCACTTACTTTATGCAGTAACAGCATAAAGACTTTTATATTTTCAAGCACTAGTGAGGGCCAttgtgctgtacagtatgtaggAATTCAGGTTCCACTGTTGTGAACACTGATTCTGAACACATAAGATTGTGAAGGGCACAATGAGGCTGAAAGGAAATTTAAAGTCACACCTTACAATGATGAGAAATGTTTAATCAGAGGGCTTGATTCTGTCATAagaacatgcacgcacacatgcacatacacaggcacatacacaaacacacacatgcacacgcaaacacacacatcagagctaTTTCACTCAAAAGGTTCATAGTAGAAGAGTAATTTCAGTTATGAATCCAGTGGTGGTCTCAGAGATATGTACAGTAGGATTTCCTGTTGAGTCAGTAAAAAGCACATTCCTGCTGGTGTAAGCCTCTATGGGAGGGTTATCACATGGATGTGAATGGCACAGATGTGGATGGACTGGACTCACTCAATGTACTTGAGCGAGACCTTCTGAGTCTGTTTGGTGGAGACTGTGAGGATGTACATCTGCAGGGCAGCCAGACGCAGTGCCATGTCATACTTCAACTCCGAACCAAAACGCTCCAGCACCACGTCATTAcagctctggagagagagagagagagagagagagagagagagagagagagagagagagagagagagagagagagagagagagagagagagagagagagagagagagagagagagagagagagagagagagagagagagagagagagagagagagagagagagagagagagagagagagagagagagagagagagagatacttgTAATGTAGTAATACAGTATCATTGGATTTCCTTTGGATTTCTATTCTTAGTCTATTTACGCTCttctatttcttttcttttactgcctactattgctactactgctactacacACTAAAATGTCCACTGTTAATTTAACTCAAACAGAGTACACATGGGCTCAATAGGGACTCTGTAAGATTGATTTAATACTGAACTGTTGTGCGCGCAATGAATTCACATTTGATGTACTGTAGTACAACTTTGAGAAAAGAGGTAACAGGGTTCCTTCCACTGGTGcaattttcagtaaaaaaaaaaaaaaaaagatgtcaaCCAATTACTGGCCTAGGTATGAATAGGGTAATTATTCTTCTCTAAAGAGAACAATGCATATAATATCCATACCTGAACATAGAGGTATTCAAAAGCCACTGCATCTCTCCTGAGCAGATCAACTGGGTCCTTTGGAACAAAGGTAATTCTGAAAAAGCACTTCATATTGTGCAGTCCTGGCCTTTGGGTCACCTGGTGGGGAAGCCAGGAGACAAGCCTTACGTCACCTTAATGAGCTATTAGCACAAAGCAGTTTCATGAGAAATCGGCAAAAGAAATAGGACAGTGCAGATTATCATCTCGACTGCAAGACACTGGTCAATAACTTGTCATGATGCTGGGGAATGGCACTTAGATATCCTGCATAAAATAcgcaaaacatttgaaaatgatcacTCACAAAGAACCAAGGACAGGCTACAGTACGTCCCTGAAAattgataaatgtttttaatctaTGACATTCATTTCAGTCATCAAATCGCCCTGTGCCTTGGCTTATTTAAGGgaccactgaaaaaaaaagcataatatgAGAGATGTATCCATAACATGAACAgctaatgtgttttttcttcctgaagttGATTAATGACATTCAGAAACTGATACTAGTGAAGAAGGCTAGAATTAAATGGGAAACCAAGCAATAGTACATTTATGATATCTATTGCTTAATTCCTATTTCAAAATGCTTAGCCTTTTTTGTGCTAGTGAGCACTGACTGTTTTCAGCATCCAGGGATATGGCTTAAAAGGTCGTAAATTGGCTTGGATGTATCCACATTCAGCGGAATGTGTTCAATTCAAACCACTCAGTGACTAATAAATCCAAACTCCTGGACAAAGAACAGTCCGCTTCAGAAAGTAAGACTCTGGAGCCTAGCAAGCCAGCAATCGTATAGTGGAGTGCTCCATTGTGTTTATGAACAAATACCTTAACCTTTTAAAGCGTgagaaaatttattttttttaaactttgaaaagGGACATTTATTCTTAATTTACCATTCTCGCTATTTTGGGTTCATGTACTGCTCATTTTCCCCCACTGGAGGTTCTCTTTTAAGCTACAGTAGGGTCTTTCAGGGACATCAATACTGTACGGCTGTGTACTGTCACACCGCCAACAGTCTATTCCCAAGTGTTCTCGTGCTATACCCTCTGCCTCTCTGAAGAGCTCACCTGAGATAGCATTTCTTGCTCGTGGAGGAGCAGCAGCTTGGTGGCACAGCCGTCCGCACGCTGCTCCAGGATCAGCGAGAAGTGCTCGAtgcttttgattgacagcttctCTTGCAGAGTCAGGATAACATCCTTTGACATAGAAACATGACAGTATTATACTTTGTGCACTTAAAATGCATCACATGACTACTCCACATTAATTGCATTCATGCTAGGATCTTTATTTGTTGGCATACATGCCACCATTATTGTACATCACATTTAAAGATATAACAGATGGATACTCTTTAAGCTGCAGGTAAATTATGTGATGATGAGTATAGAAGGACAGAATGGCTTTTTCTATTCTCATGTTCTTATAAAAGCacaatgaagggaaaaaaaatatcacagccAATATAAAACAAACCCACATATACAGTTATGTCTATACTGTACTTATTCTTTGATATTCTGATAGCCATATCAGCCGCATAAAAACAATACATGATTAAAAATTTCAGGAATGTTACCACTATTGTGCATGTGCTAACTGTATTTTATGTACAGAAAACAGGCAATTCTGCAATTACAAAATCAGgaatacacatttttcaaatatttctaaAACTGCAAAGATATTTAGGGCCAGCATTCCCTCATACACTTTGGCCAGCCTCATGGCTAAACTGGAGCTTAATTTGGATCAAAGCATTCTAATTGCAGGATTATGATTTCCATGCTTTGGCACCCACTGGACTTTACTGCTAATGCATCAAAACATAAAAGGAAAGAGGAATTTATAGAACTGTACAGCCAACCACGATGAGGCTAGAGGGAgtgaacatttttcattgtcGTTTCATTGACTTTCCTTGCCTCTCCTAATGATCAACATTGCTGTCTTTTAGTTGTCTTTGTGCAATGAGCACTGATCAAACACTTAACTTACCTTGATGGAAGTACTGCTGTCAAAACGGAAGGACTTTGTCTGTCCATTTTCTAGGTAGACTTTCAGAACGTTTGGCATGAAAAGCAGCGAGTTATCCTTCACAGTGTCCTGGGAAGGAATGAATACCTGACATTACGACTCCACAAAAAGGTTTCCTTTCAGGATAACTATTACTGATAAAagtctgactgttttttttttctgtttcctgcagtgatactcaatcctggtcctggaaagccacAGAGTCtgagttttactttttttccttaAGGTCAGtgaccaattcagacccaagaaaccaggtgatcTGAGTTAACTGTATAATCAAAATTGCTGTGCAACTAAATttctgagtaacaatgaaagccagcagacactgtgactTTCCATGACCAGGAGTGAAACCCACTAGCTcaaaaatatgcttttcatagcatttaaacttccatccatgttcactttccttcctgattCTCtccatattagatcaactaattaTTCATAAAAGTCTCTATTAGAAACACAGTTGTATGATTAGTCGCTTGACTGTGCAGTTGGAGAGCCTCTGGGGACCTCAGGAGGAAATACAAGCTTAAATACCAGCAGGttacatggtggagacaaactggtggccctaatTATAGAGACTAAACCTGTACCTTAaaatcagtggtaaccaaccctaaAATCAGAGGTAACTTCCTGGATATCtaccaccctgtaggttttcatttcaaccctaatttgacataCCTGGCCCTAGTAATTAGcaactcaacaagatctctagctattttctgaggtgtgctttgttagggttagactgAAAATCTATAGGacagtggatctccaggaacaggggctGGTTACCACTACTGTAATGATCAAAGGTGcacttctcctttttttaatgtgattgattgCTTAAACACTTAATTCGGAATGAAAACTTAAATGTAGCTTACTGAGTGTGGCATTCACATTGCATTAGAGATACATTGATTAGATATGGTGGAAAGGCATGATATAAATAGAATTCCCTAAAATGTAacatcaattacattttatagttTCTTCCCTGTTTTACATGCAAATATGTGGGCAAGCATTTCAAGGACACAGCAGACAATCTTTCCGCACAGATCATAAACACAGTTATATTTAACACATTTCCAT is a window from the Anguilla anguilla isolate fAngAng1 chromosome 3, fAngAng1.pri, whole genome shotgun sequence genome containing:
- the LOC118224347 gene encoding FERM and PDZ domain-containing protein 4-like isoform X4 translates to MDVFSFVKMAKLTGHKMKSPGWPSPSGTWSASQAPPYGWDMASNREGRDLFINHVPKSSSLEEVRLDGVQFIPPAPRKVEMRRDPVLGFGFVAGSEKPVVVRSVTPGGPSEGKLIPGDQIVMINEEAVSTAARERVIDLVRSCKESIVLTVIQPYPSPKSAFISAAKKAKLKSNPVKVRFAEEVIINGQVPDTVKDNSLLFMPNVLKVYLENGQTKSFRFDSSTSIKDVILTLQEKLSIKSIEHFSLILEQRADGCATKLLLLHEQEMLSQVTQRPGLHNMKCFFRITFVPKDPVDLLRRDAVAFEYLYVQSCNDVVLERFGSELKYDMALRLAALQMYILTVSTKQTQKVSLKYIEKEWGLAVFLPPAVLSSMKEKNIKKALNHILKTNQNLVPPGKKLTALQAKVHYLKYLSDLRLYGGRVFKSTLLQGEKRTEVTLLLGPRYGISHVINTKTNLVALLADFSHVNRIEMYTEDEKNVRVELHVLDVKPITLIMESCDAMNLACLTAGYYRLLVDSRRSIFNMANSTSAGSLETGQDPKSKYNYQAIEWTYSTSFSGCENPNVQMGMREPYHKEHESPDCTGNENIYFTEVQQSQHALHMGEWANRAGHSMHPQPFLSLPRHKPQDSPRSAKVSFIFGDPPLDSVNPQNLGYHRLLDECPEILDEHRTIFLQNNEEFKAMDPSMDGEGFQYAPHAIYSNIGEAKIFGTAEGIEEPLLRDICYAETTDDAEDEDEGSCEEDLVAVGGGAGAGEEDEEAEKTKSTFLKLSGSSDDIIDLTSLPPPEGDEEDSDVLLDSLNLAIAAPPPGFRDSSDEEEHHGPRGPEETGPCPREDIPVSLIDAVPTQGEGQEKALDDAVVSTLQALEALAASEEHAHPQSNTNSGVALSRAFSPESSSDSGNETNSSEMTESSELAAAQKLCEGSMRLLVTTSEGYQPLLEEKTEFPVSLCEGDLVPKTAHSAPGRQDAGTPPASVPSKQILHSDDIEMEPETMETKSVTDYFSKMQMGTLAAAGGDGRRRGRAGEADASGTIAAGRRQAGRTPYPNAEEQRAAGKYNTFSARETHRLNHFDLERTSFREKSQRWQPLPEGAQDCRGGRTEARDAASESGTRGRGGPGEDQGPGPNAPPTQDPSAVPGQGGLLGDEQQQARPQSAARLCEYHLVKRVSCMQAEGHHSLQSSQCSSLDAGCSTGSSSCATPVDSPLCAPDTPGKRPLLPEDKAPGTPSHGPPTRDLHPNADPALLRKMLPNAHSNAIGSDPTFGTVREGCHRKPKIKETTV